The following are encoded in a window of Flavobacteriales bacterium genomic DNA:
- a CDS encoding AhpC/TSA family protein encodes MRYITNHDLMPAIALLGLLTITGCQPAAEPGGLEVWVEGAAGETLYLESFSGRTPIRLDSTVLDKNGHGTLRLHQLPMDFYRITFDGYDQIVLALDSNTALQVKASAEAFYAPTSVSGSKHAERFFAFQRDAGGFEGERGRLRDLLAEKPGDPDLLDELNRVNNAFHDLCKRYASEDPTSPVAMSAVSRLDMGKEVELYRTVRNGLTPVMGRSGFFRKFKEQVDRVEQQEIAMRMQEEELRRLKTILPEGSLAPDIKQNTPEGGTFALSQMRGKVVYIDFWASWCRPCRIENPELKKVYEKHKGKGFDILGVSLDRDHAAWVEAIKADGLPWKHVSDLKFWSNEAALEYAVSSIPYGILVDREGKIVAKGIRSHDLDHRLMKML; translated from the coding sequence ATGCGCTACATCACGAACCATGACCTGATGCCCGCCATCGCGCTGCTGGGCCTGCTGACCATCACGGGCTGCCAGCCCGCCGCAGAGCCCGGTGGATTGGAAGTATGGGTGGAAGGTGCCGCGGGCGAAACGCTCTATCTGGAGAGTTTCTCCGGTCGTACGCCCATCCGGTTGGACAGCACCGTGCTGGACAAAAATGGCCACGGCACCCTGCGGCTGCACCAGTTGCCCATGGACTTCTACCGGATCACCTTCGATGGCTACGACCAGATCGTGCTGGCGCTGGACAGCAACACCGCCTTGCAGGTGAAAGCCTCGGCGGAAGCTTTCTATGCGCCCACTTCCGTCAGCGGCTCCAAGCATGCCGAACGCTTCTTCGCCTTCCAGCGCGATGCGGGCGGTTTCGAAGGGGAGCGCGGGCGATTGCGCGACCTGCTGGCCGAGAAGCCCGGCGACCCCGACCTGCTGGACGAACTCAACCGCGTCAACAACGCCTTCCATGACCTCTGCAAGCGCTACGCGAGCGAGGACCCCACTTCGCCGGTGGCCATGAGCGCCGTGAGCCGCCTGGACATGGGCAAGGAGGTGGAGCTCTACCGCACGGTGCGCAACGGCCTCACACCCGTCATGGGCCGCTCGGGCTTCTTCAGGAAGTTCAAGGAACAGGTGGACCGCGTGGAACAGCAGGAGATCGCCATGCGCATGCAGGAGGAGGAATTGCGCCGGCTGAAGACCATCCTGCCGGAAGGCTCCCTGGCACCGGACATCAAGCAGAACACGCCCGAGGGTGGCACCTTCGCCCTGAGCCAGATGCGCGGCAAGGTGGTCTACATCGACTTCTGGGCCAGCTGGTGCAGGCCCTGCCGGATCGAGAATCCCGAACTCAAGAAGGTCTATGAGAAGCACAAGGGCAAGGGCTTCGATATCCTGGGCGTATCGCTGGACCGCGACCATGCGGCCTGGGTGGAGGCCATCAAGGCCGATGGCCTGCCCTGGAAGCACGTGAGCGACCTCAAGTTCTGGAGCAACGAGGCCGCGCTGGAATACGCCGTGTCCAGCATTCCCTATGGCATCCTGGTGGACCGCGAAGGGAAGATCGTGGCGAAGGGCATCCGCTCGCACGACCTCGATCATCGCCTGATGAAGATGCTCTGA
- a CDS encoding UDP-2,3-diacylglucosamine diphosphatase — protein MCWRYGCPWWSRTGCSGRRNSSTAPSTGGSDSCWRWRNSIRPRRCAGSSHSGSGVHDGDNIQHSSSNVWTISTIFADVQAGQRIHFLSDFHLGIPDAESSLAREKRIVAFLDEAARDAAEIHLLGDLFDFWFEWRRAVPRGHVRLLGKLAELTDRGIPIHLYIGNHDMWIFDYIPQETGVILHREPVTREWNGKRFLIGHGDGLGPGDRGYKFIKAVFRNPICQWLFARLHPNFALWVGDFWSGRSRKKSYANDRRWLGEDNEWLVDYCRDRLRTEKFDFMLFGHRHLPIDIEVAPGSRYVNLGDWISWYTYATFDGHALMLKKRMGDGPLAGDVRIAGGPAAQSG, from the coding sequence ATGTGCTGGAGGTATGGGTGCCCCTGGTGGTCTCGGACCGGCTGCAGCGGGAGGAGGAACAGTTCGACCGCACCTTCGACCGGCGGATCCGATTCGTGCTGGCGCTGGAGAAACTCGATCCGACCAAGGCGCTGCGCAGGATCAAGCCATAGCGGCAGCGGTGTGCATGACGGGGACAACATTCAACATTCAAGCTCCAACGTCTGGACCATCAGCACGATCTTCGCGGACGTGCAGGCCGGTCAACGCATCCACTTCCTGAGCGACTTCCATCTCGGCATACCCGATGCCGAAAGCAGCCTGGCGCGGGAGAAACGCATCGTCGCCTTCCTGGATGAGGCCGCCAGGGACGCCGCGGAGATCCATCTGTTGGGCGACCTGTTCGACTTCTGGTTCGAGTGGCGCAGGGCCGTGCCGCGCGGACATGTGCGCCTGCTGGGAAAGCTGGCGGAACTGACCGATCGTGGCATCCCCATCCATCTCTACATCGGGAACCACGACATGTGGATCTTCGACTACATCCCGCAGGAGACCGGCGTCATACTGCACCGGGAGCCCGTCACCCGCGAATGGAACGGAAAGCGCTTCCTGATCGGCCACGGCGACGGGCTGGGGCCGGGCGACCGCGGCTACAAATTCATCAAGGCCGTGTTCCGCAACCCCATATGCCAGTGGCTCTTCGCCCGGCTGCATCCGAATTTCGCCTTGTGGGTCGGCGATTTCTGGAGTGGCCGCAGCCGGAAGAAGAGTTACGCCAACGACCGGCGGTGGCTGGGCGAGGACAACGAATGGCTGGTAGACTATTGCCGCGACCGGCTGCGCACAGAGAAGTTCGACTTCATGCTCTTCGGCCACCGCCACCTGCCGATCGACATCGAGGTGGCGCCCGGTTCGCGCTACGTGAACCTCGGCGACTGGATCTCGTGGTACACCTACGCCACTTTCGACGGCCACGCGTTGATGCTGAAGAAGCGCATGGGCGATGGGCCACTGGCCGGGGATGTGCGCATCGCGGGTGGTCCGGCAGCTCAATCGGGGTGA
- a CDS encoding TIGR02594 family protein: MVSHRVTASVLRMRSAPAIDPGNIVHRLPRGSELALLDGPDTNGWARVRFTAIDGRRTGWVSVDWLEPITPTAPPPPEPAWLAVARAEEGVAEHPGPAHNPRIVAYHATTTLKATNDETPWCSSFVNWCVMQAGLPGTRSAAARSWLKWGKILHAPKPGCITVFKRGSDPNSGHVAFFLAQRGAFIDVLGGNQSNSVRVSAYRAADLLEYRWP; this comes from the coding sequence ATGGTCAGCCACCGTGTCACAGCCTCCGTATTGCGCATGCGCAGCGCACCCGCGATCGATCCCGGCAACATCGTGCACCGTTTGCCACGTGGCAGTGAATTAGCACTGCTGGATGGCCCGGACACGAACGGCTGGGCGCGAGTGCGCTTCACGGCGATCGATGGACGACGGACCGGTTGGGTCAGCGTGGATTGGCTGGAACCGATCACCCCCACCGCGCCACCGCCCCCGGAACCCGCCTGGCTGGCCGTGGCCAGGGCCGAGGAGGGTGTGGCGGAGCATCCCGGTCCGGCGCACAACCCACGCATCGTGGCCTATCATGCCACCACCACGCTCAAGGCCACCAATGACGAGACACCTTGGTGCTCCTCCTTTGTGAACTGGTGCGTGATGCAGGCCGGGCTGCCCGGCACGCGCTCGGCGGCCGCGCGCAGCTGGCTCAAGTGGGGCAAGATCCTGCACGCGCCCAAACCAGGCTGCATCACCGTCTTCAAGCGCGGCAGTGACCCGAACTCGGGCCATGTGGCCTTTTTCCTGGCCCAGCGCGGTGCGTTCATCGATGTGCTCGGTGGCAACCAGAGCAACAGCGTTCGCGTGAGCGCCTACCGCGCGGCGGACCTGCTGGAATACCGCTGGCCATAG
- a CDS encoding amidohydrolase family protein — translation MARPVNVHSHVFTGQCAPDYFLRTALPKVLDPFAPQIKVFIEKQRSRGLIKAIARLNGSSKLLRYIQFAEMGLQETQETIFLQMKRASSALGPDTRFIALTLNMDHMGTGSSSHGRIEDQLDEVERLRSHFPDHFFPFISVDPRHLGGEALKEWVRVRVERLGFFGIKLYPSLGFFPFDERLDALYAWAAEKEVPVMTHCTRHGVFYTGKMSEVLGDLAPRGLNPGHPAMGKVHERIKRFRNSRSTWNAPKHGCNIFTHPDNYLPVLDKYRKLKICFAHFGGDDEMLPGKHKQPLRDNGLDPTNWHELVLAMMRKPRDPALRVDADDLWEWPNVYADISYTLYNEEVYTALQALIKETHAGDRILFGTDFYMTLREDKEETLLDRCMVQLGTGPFRKIAEVNTQGYLGSKYFDPSRRFIA, via the coding sequence ATGGCACGTCCCGTCAACGTCCACAGCCACGTCTTCACCGGCCAGTGCGCACCGGACTACTTCCTGCGCACGGCTTTGCCCAAGGTGCTGGACCCCTTCGCGCCGCAGATCAAGGTCTTCATCGAGAAGCAGCGGTCCAGGGGCCTCATCAAGGCCATCGCCCGGTTGAATGGAAGCAGCAAACTGTTGCGCTACATCCAGTTCGCCGAAATGGGCCTGCAGGAGACGCAGGAAACCATCTTCCTGCAGATGAAACGTGCTTCAAGCGCGTTGGGGCCCGACACGCGCTTCATCGCGCTCACGCTGAACATGGACCACATGGGCACGGGCAGCAGCAGCCACGGCCGCATCGAGGACCAACTGGACGAGGTGGAGCGCCTGCGCAGCCACTTCCCGGACCACTTCTTCCCCTTCATCTCCGTGGATCCGCGCCACCTGGGCGGCGAGGCGTTGAAGGAATGGGTGCGCGTACGCGTGGAGCGCCTCGGCTTCTTCGGCATCAAGCTCTACCCTTCGCTGGGCTTCTTCCCCTTCGATGAAAGGCTGGATGCGCTGTACGCCTGGGCCGCCGAAAAGGAAGTGCCCGTCATGACCCATTGCACGCGGCATGGCGTGTTCTATACCGGGAAAATGAGCGAAGTGCTCGGCGACCTGGCGCCACGTGGCTTGAACCCTGGTCATCCCGCCATGGGCAAGGTCCACGAGCGGATCAAGCGGTTCAGGAACAGCAGGTCCACTTGGAACGCCCCCAAGCACGGCTGCAACATCTTCACCCATCCGGACAACTACCTCCCCGTGCTGGACAAGTACCGCAAGCTGAAGATCTGCTTCGCGCATTTCGGCGGCGATGACGAGATGCTTCCGGGAAAGCACAAGCAGCCCCTGCGCGACAACGGACTCGACCCCACCAACTGGCACGAGCTGGTCCTGGCCATGATGCGTAAGCCGCGCGACCCGGCTTTGAGAGTAGATGCCGATGACCTGTGGGAATGGCCGAACGTGTATGCGGACATCAGCTACACGCTCTACAATGAAGAGGTGTACACGGCACTGCAAGCACTCATCAAGGAAACGCACGCCGGCGATCGCATCCTCTTCGGCACCGATTTCTACATGACGCTGCGCGAGGACAAGGAGGAAACTTTGCTGGACCGCTGCATGGTGCAACTCGGCACTGGACCCTTCCGCAAGATCGCGGAGGTGAACACCCAGGGCTATCTGGGCTCGAAGTACTTCGATCCGTCGCGCAGATTCATTGCTTGA
- the gap gene encoding type I glyceraldehyde-3-phosphate dehydrogenase translates to MRIAINGFGRIGRVTARLLMARKDIELVAVNDLTDNRTLAHLFKYDSVHGVFHGEVGHDDEHLVLGGRTVKAFSERDPAKLPWKELGIDTVIECTGLFLTREKASAHMHAGARRVILSAPAKDGGIPSVVLGVNDHILNGTEDIISNASCTTNCAAPMIQVVHELCGIEDGFITTVHSYTGDQRLHDAPHSDLRRARAAAVSMVPTTTGAAKAITRIFPELDGRLGGGGIRVPVPDGSITDITCRVKKLHSAEEINARFKAEAEGRLKGILRYTEDPIVSVDIVGDPHSCIFDSQLTSVVGNMVKVMGWYDNEFGYSSRLVDLVAMLGKKGR, encoded by the coding sequence ATGAGGATAGCGATCAACGGCTTCGGCCGCATCGGACGCGTCACAGCCAGGCTGTTGATGGCAAGGAAGGACATCGAACTCGTGGCGGTGAACGACCTCACCGACAACCGCACGCTGGCGCACCTGTTCAAGTACGACAGCGTGCATGGTGTGTTCCACGGCGAGGTAGGGCACGATGATGAGCATCTGGTATTGGGTGGGCGTACGGTGAAGGCGTTCAGCGAACGCGATCCCGCCAAGCTGCCCTGGAAGGAACTGGGCATCGACACGGTGATCGAATGCACGGGCCTGTTCCTCACGCGCGAGAAAGCTTCGGCGCATATGCATGCAGGGGCCAGGCGGGTGATCCTATCCGCGCCAGCGAAGGATGGCGGCATCCCCAGTGTGGTCTTGGGCGTGAACGACCACATCCTGAACGGTACGGAGGACATCATCAGCAACGCGAGCTGCACCACCAACTGCGCGGCGCCGATGATCCAGGTGGTGCACGAGCTGTGCGGCATCGAGGACGGCTTCATCACCACCGTGCACAGCTACACCGGCGACCAGCGCCTGCACGACGCGCCGCACAGCGACCTGCGCCGCGCCCGCGCCGCCGCCGTGAGCATGGTGCCCACCACCACGGGTGCCGCCAAGGCCATCACACGCATCTTCCCCGAACTGGACGGCCGGCTCGGTGGCGGTGGCATCCGCGTGCCGGTGCCCGACGGCTCCATCACCGACATCACCTGCCGGGTGAAGAAGCTGCACAGCGCCGAGGAGATCAACGCACGGTTCAAGGCCGAGGCCGAAGGCCGGCTGAAGGGCATCCTGCGCTACACGGAGGATCCCATTGTGAGCGTGGACATCGTGGGCGACCCGCACAGTTGCATATTCGACAGCCAGCTCACCAGCGTGGTGGGCAACATGGTGAAGGTGATGGGCTGGTACGACAATGAGTTCGGCTACAGCAGTCGCCTGGTGGACCTGGTGGCGATGCTCGGGAAGAAGGGGAGGTGA
- the lipA gene encoding lipoyl synthase has translation MSEGTIVAERPARKPDWLRVKLPTGENYRKVAGIVGEHKLHTICQSGNCPNMGECWGAGTATFMILGNVCTRSCGFCSVATGRPEAVDPFEPARVARSVELMGVKHCVITSVDRDDLKDGGSDIWARTIRAIRRRSPGTTMETLIPDFQGKWENLQVVLDAAPEILSHNLETVRRLTKQVRIQAKYDRSLEVLLRAKRAGLRTKSGVMLGLGETEAEVLETMDDLRSAEVDILTLGQYLQPTKAHLPVAEFIHPDTFARYQAIGLEKGFRHVESGPLVRSSYHAEKHML, from the coding sequence ATGAGCGAAGGGACGATCGTGGCGGAGCGGCCGGCGCGCAAGCCGGACTGGCTCCGTGTGAAACTGCCCACGGGCGAGAACTACCGCAAGGTGGCGGGCATCGTGGGCGAGCACAAGCTGCACACCATCTGCCAGAGCGGCAACTGCCCCAACATGGGCGAATGCTGGGGCGCAGGCACGGCCACCTTCATGATCCTGGGCAACGTATGCACGCGCAGCTGCGGCTTCTGTTCGGTGGCCACCGGCCGCCCCGAGGCCGTGGACCCCTTTGAGCCCGCGCGCGTGGCCCGCAGCGTGGAGCTGATGGGCGTGAAGCACTGTGTGATCACCAGCGTGGACCGTGACGATCTGAAGGACGGTGGCAGCGACATCTGGGCGCGCACCATACGGGCCATCCGCCGCCGCAGCCCCGGCACCACCATGGAAACGCTGATCCCCGACTTCCAGGGGAAATGGGAGAACCTGCAGGTGGTGCTCGATGCCGCGCCCGAGATCCTCAGCCACAACCTGGAGACCGTGCGCCGCCTCACCAAGCAGGTGCGCATCCAGGCCAAGTACGACCGCAGCCTGGAGGTGCTGCTGCGCGCCAAGCGCGCCGGCCTGCGCACCAAGAGCGGCGTGATGCTGGGCCTGGGCGAGACCGAAGCGGAAGTGCTGGAGACCATGGACGACCTGCGCAGCGCGGAGGTGGACATCCTCACGCTGGGCCAGTACCTGCAACCCACCAAGGCGCATCTGCCCGTGGCCGAGTTCATCCACCCGGACACCTTCGCGCGCTACCAGGCCATCGGTCTGGAGAAAGGTTTCCGCCATGTGGAAAGCGGCCCGCTGGTGCGGAGCAGTTACCATGCGGAGAAGCATATGCTCTGA
- a CDS encoding S8 family serine peptidase, protein MAVSTAGGVVVTGAAPSITNLQYATVRYAANGTLLWSTLHGSEQGDDKALALTMGSNGVFYASGQTATPGGGTAYTTIKYDVYTKDHDAVLDSLGNPLYLDREVIVKFRPHLLDTAFVDNKNMQHTTLDKLVPDSVAGAIAAKLGVAASRLRVVKTFLTWTRADSISVSRLGEELRLPKFWSVFGMETGGMEPVEACDSLRSLYHHLAYTHTNLLFQFYTNDPIYDEGWQSSLKPKAEYPDAHINIEPAWAIQAGQPFIKVGIVDTPINWDHEDFIYQGQTKILSGYDYHPPGVEILPTLGTYNASGWHGTACASIVGSLRNNGIGVAGIAGGDVNGTGNTGASIVPLVVGGGTNYLELDIAAAAVVNGSSQNSGSNNGFGCHVLNISWGADHPPPSQPYPILLAEAVLTANQNHCAIAASHGNYGVDQSVFRALPSAFAEHPDGPHGIIGDGVMLSVGATGDDGRQLLSESNNTNGVPINSNHHFGLDLVAPGSSNIVFTALGGSLPSALNCNDLPWETFGFPQKYACFQGTSSAAPHVAGVAALMLAEHSVINGAPNGLAPEDIEHILEQSAKDIFDLETEWPPYEDYQVGYDDYHGHGRLDAGAALELVTAPHCVVHSSAPLSTDSQQFSNEVITIPPNNLLGLPHGEYNAYRVMVTHEYFDGFPITAEIIVPGGSWGRESSTIGTHGSGSVVNGRTWANYVFVINGNSVDVTATTSTWFILNSTDNSIVVNEWFPAVPGELRTAYSLLVVDGDCWGPSTVSTDEVISGNGIVVYPNPASDMLTIDIGDLAAPGWELTIIDALGRKVISEAMGAQRLVRMPVGQLRAGAYCLLLRRHNEVHTRRFIKQN, encoded by the coding sequence ATGGCCGTGTCCACCGCAGGCGGTGTGGTGGTCACCGGTGCCGCACCCAGCATCACCAACCTCCAATACGCCACCGTGCGCTATGCCGCCAACGGCACCCTGCTCTGGTCCACGCTGCACGGCTCGGAGCAGGGCGATGACAAGGCGCTGGCCCTGACCATGGGCAGCAACGGCGTGTTCTATGCGAGCGGGCAGACCGCCACCCCCGGCGGCGGCACCGCGTACACCACCATCAAATACGATGTGTACACCAAGGACCATGATGCCGTGCTGGACAGCCTGGGCAACCCGCTCTACCTGGACCGAGAGGTGATCGTGAAGTTCCGGCCGCACCTGCTGGACACCGCCTTCGTGGACAACAAGAACATGCAGCACACCACGCTGGACAAGCTGGTGCCGGACAGTGTGGCGGGCGCCATCGCCGCCAAGCTGGGCGTGGCCGCTTCACGCCTGCGCGTAGTGAAGACCTTCCTGACCTGGACGCGCGCCGACAGCATCTCCGTCAGCCGCCTGGGCGAGGAGCTGCGCCTTCCTAAGTTCTGGAGCGTATTCGGCATGGAGACCGGCGGGATGGAGCCGGTGGAGGCTTGCGATAGCCTCCGTTCGCTTTACCATCATTTGGCTTATACCCACACCAATTTGCTCTTTCAGTTCTACACGAACGATCCCATCTACGACGAAGGGTGGCAAAGCAGCCTGAAGCCCAAGGCAGAGTATCCTGATGCGCACATCAACATCGAACCCGCATGGGCCATCCAGGCCGGACAACCTTTCATCAAAGTGGGGATCGTGGACACGCCAATAAACTGGGACCATGAGGATTTCATATACCAGGGCCAAACCAAGATCTTAAGCGGATATGATTACCATCCTCCGGGAGTAGAAATTCTTCCAACCCTCGGAACCTATAATGCCAGTGGCTGGCATGGAACAGCTTGCGCGAGCATAGTCGGTTCGCTAAGGAACAATGGAATCGGCGTCGCTGGTATCGCCGGGGGCGATGTGAATGGCACTGGGAACACAGGCGCCTCCATCGTGCCACTTGTAGTTGGTGGAGGTACAAATTATCTCGAGCTTGATATCGCTGCTGCAGCTGTTGTGAATGGCTCCTCGCAGAACTCTGGCAGCAACAACGGCTTCGGATGCCATGTACTCAACATTAGTTGGGGAGCCGACCACCCACCACCCTCCCAGCCGTATCCGATACTACTTGCGGAGGCTGTACTTACCGCCAATCAGAATCACTGTGCCATAGCCGCCTCTCATGGGAATTACGGTGTCGACCAATCCGTCTTTCGAGCCTTGCCATCTGCGTTCGCCGAACATCCCGATGGTCCCCATGGGATCATCGGCGACGGTGTCATGTTAAGTGTTGGAGCCACCGGCGATGATGGACGGCAATTATTATCCGAGAGCAACAACACCAATGGCGTCCCCATCAACTCCAATCATCACTTTGGCTTAGACCTCGTGGCGCCAGGCAGCAGCAACATCGTATTCACGGCACTTGGCGGTTCGTTGCCAAGCGCACTCAACTGCAATGACCTGCCATGGGAAACATTCGGATTCCCTCAGAAATATGCCTGTTTCCAAGGCACTTCCTCGGCCGCGCCTCATGTGGCGGGTGTTGCGGCGTTAATGCTCGCTGAGCATAGCGTGATCAACGGGGCGCCCAATGGACTAGCGCCCGAGGATATCGAACATATTCTGGAGCAGAGTGCCAAGGACATCTTCGACTTGGAAACGGAATGGCCTCCTTATGAAGACTATCAAGTGGGCTACGATGACTACCACGGTCACGGCCGCCTGGATGCTGGAGCGGCATTGGAACTTGTAACCGCCCCGCATTGTGTGGTCCATTCCAGCGCACCACTATCGACCGATTCACAACAATTCTCCAACGAAGTCATCACTATTCCTCCGAACAACCTCTTGGGGCTTCCGCACGGGGAGTACAACGCCTATCGCGTCATGGTGACACATGAGTACTTTGATGGATTCCCGATCACAGCCGAGATCATCGTCCCGGGTGGCTCCTGGGGGCGCGAAAGCTCGACGATTGGCACTCATGGAAGCGGATCCGTGGTGAACGGCCGGACCTGGGCCAACTACGTGTTCGTCATCAATGGCAACTCAGTGGATGTTACAGCAACCACGAGTACCTGGTTCATCCTTAACAGTACAGACAACAGCATTGTAGTGAACGAATGGTTCCCGGCGGTGCCCGGCGAGCTTCGCACTGCCTACTCGCTATTGGTGGTCGATGGTGACTGCTGGGGACCAAGCACAGTGAGCACTGATGAAGTCATCAGTGGAAATGGTATCGTGGTATACCCCAATCCTGCCAGCGACATGCTCACCATCGATATTGGTGACCTGGCCGCACCCGGTTGGGAGCTGACGATCATTGACGCTCTTGGGCGCAAGGTGATCTCCGAAGCCATGGGAGCACAGCGGTTGGTGCGCATGCCAGTTGGCCAACTTAGAGCGGGCGCTTATTGCTTGCTATTGCGCCGCCACAATGAAGTCCATACCCGCCGCTTCATCAAACAAAACTGA
- a CDS encoding IS1595 family transposase — MRTWLYAFGIVADAKKGLSALQLHRNLGVSYPTAWAMYHKIRDLMAMEQADMDPLNDVVEMDETFVGGKPRKPNLVRMTAGQRVAMNQRVKDAKADGFDLRPLRGNPARVATNVKRGRGTKKVPVVGIVQRDGTVVAQVMRSLTAKNLRAMVERHVATEDALLITDNYSGYSRLDRIIDHIKIDHARAYSYKGVNTNTIESFWALMKRGIVGQYHQVSPKHLPRYVCEFAFKYNNRHHDDMFETLVENAIRPTS, encoded by the coding sequence TTGCGCACGTGGCTCTATGCCTTCGGTATCGTGGCCGATGCGAAGAAGGGCCTCAGTGCGTTGCAGCTACACCGCAACCTTGGGGTAAGTTACCCAACGGCATGGGCCATGTACCACAAGATCCGGGACCTTATGGCCATGGAGCAGGCCGACATGGACCCGCTCAACGACGTGGTGGAAATGGACGAGACCTTCGTGGGCGGCAAGCCGCGCAAGCCCAACCTTGTACGCATGACGGCGGGGCAGCGCGTTGCCATGAACCAGCGTGTGAAGGATGCCAAGGCCGACGGCTTCGACCTGCGGCCCCTGCGTGGCAACCCGGCGCGGGTGGCCACCAACGTAAAGCGCGGGCGCGGCACCAAGAAGGTGCCGGTGGTGGGCATTGTGCAGCGTGACGGCACCGTGGTGGCCCAAGTGATGCGCTCCCTAACGGCCAAGAACCTGCGGGCCATGGTGGAACGGCACGTGGCCACCGAGGACGCCTTGCTGATCACGGACAACTACTCGGGCTACTCCCGCCTTGACCGGATCATTGACCACATCAAGATCGACCACGCCCGTGCCTACTCATACAAGGGCGTGAACACCAACACCATCGAAAGTTTCTGGGCGCTCATGAAGCGCGGCATCGTGGGCCAATACCACCAGGTAAGCCCCAAACACCTGCCGCGCTACGTGTGCGAGTTCGCCTTCAAATACAACAACCGGCACCATGACGACATGTTCGAGACGTTGGTGGAAAATGCCATCCGCCCAACATCTTAA
- the ung gene encoding uracil-DNA glycosylase, whose protein sequence is MEHLVPQHNAATRPDVGEGWFEALEAEFQTPTFRALKEFLLAERAQHAVYPRGRDIFAAFHHTPFEAVRVVLLGQDPYHGPGQAHGLCFSVPQGVPPPPSLANIFAELERDLGLARPPHGDLTRWARQGVLLLNAVLTVRAGQAGSHQGKGWEPFTDAVIRRLSEHHRGLVFLLWGRHAQDKERLIDGGRHYILKAPHPSPLSAHRGFIGCGHFSQVNELLQAQGKAPIDWRP, encoded by the coding sequence ATGGAACACCTGGTCCCACAGCATAACGCGGCCACCCGGCCAGATGTTGGCGAAGGCTGGTTCGAGGCCCTGGAAGCCGAGTTCCAAACCCCCACGTTCCGGGCCTTGAAGGAATTTCTGCTGGCGGAAAGGGCACAGCACGCGGTCTACCCCCGGGGCCGGGACATTTTCGCCGCTTTCCACCACACCCCCTTCGAGGCGGTGCGCGTGGTGCTCCTGGGGCAGGACCCCTACCACGGCCCCGGCCAGGCGCATGGCCTGTGCTTCTCCGTGCCGCAGGGGGTGCCGCCACCGCCCTCGCTGGCCAACATCTTCGCCGAGTTGGAGCGCGACCTGGGCCTGGCCCGCCCCCCGCATGGCGACCTCACCCGCTGGGCCAGGCAGGGCGTGCTGCTGCTCAACGCCGTGCTCACCGTGCGGGCTGGCCAGGCGGGTTCCCATCAGGGCAAGGGCTGGGAACCTTTCACGGACGCGGTGATCCGCCGCCTGAGCGAACACCACCGGGGGCTGGTCTTCCTGCTCTGGGGCCGCCACGCGCAGGACAAGGAGCGACTCATCGACGGCGGACGGCACTACATCCTGAAGGCGCCCCACCCTTCGCCCCTCTCGGCCCACCGGGGCTTCATCGGCTGCGGCCACTTCTCGCAGGTGAACGAGCTGCTCCAGGCCCAAGGCAAGGCCCCGATCGATTGGCGGCCATGA